In Verrucomicrobiota bacterium, the DNA window ATTGTGAGGGTGCATGGCCAGCGGCGTGAGCCGCAGGGCGGTGAGGAGGGTGAGGGTGGGTTTCATGGTTGTGTTTTCCTGTTCCAGATTTCCGCCACGATCAGGTTGGGGACCCAGGAGAGCCAAGCGACGGTTTGGTAGGCCTCGTCAAAACTGCCGCTGGCTGCGGTGAGAAAGGGCAGCCAGAGACGCAGCGTCACGGCCGCGAAGGTCAGCGCATAACAGCGCACCATCCACTCGCGATGCAGCGCGATGCGGCGTTGCCGGATTGCCGCGAGGGCGAAAGCCGCCGTCGCCAGCCAAAACACGGCGAGCAGAAAAAAGCCGGTGTGCGCCACAAGTCCGCCCATCGACACCGTCGCCGAATATAGCCCGGCCACTCCGCCCACCGAGACGCCGGCAAAGTAGCCGTAACCGACCCGGCGATGCCACCGCGGGAATCGCGTGCGCAGCGCCGCCACGAACTGCACCGGCCCCGTGACGATGGCGACGCACGATCCGATGATGTGAATGAGCAACACCGTGCGGTTCAGCCCCGAATGCACCCGCAGCAGCGGCGCGTGCCCGGGATGCGTGAAGTAGCCGATCCCATGAATCGCGACAGCCAGCGCGGCCAGGGTCGCCAGCCCGGCGATGATCGCTCCTTTGTTCATGAGGCGCCGGCCTTGTTTCATTTCACTGCTTCTGCATGGGTTTAAAGGGCCTCATTGTATTCTGGTGATGAACCACTCGACCGTCGCTGAAAGCGTGTGTGCGCCGGACTCGTCGTGCAGTTCGACGGCGACGCTGATCATGCCGCGCCCCTTGGCGGCGAGGTCGCTGCGAAGCTGCTCAAGAATGTCCGGGGGCGTGGAGACCGTGGAGGTGAGTGCGCCGTTGGCTGGCTTGCGGAACTTCGCTTCGAGACGGCGGACGACGGGAACGATTCCAGAAGCAGAGCCAAGCGCCCGCAGTAGAAACTCACCGCTCGAGGCCTCAGCGAGGGCCAGCTGTGCGCTGGCGTGGACTGTTCCGAGATGGTTGAGATACTGCGCGCCTGCCGGAAGCCTAAGAAGCTGCGGTGCCTCGGAAGCTGTCTCGATGCCGAGGAAGCTGTTGAACGGAAGTTCTGTGACGCTGTGTTTCATGTCTGCTGCGTGATGCAAGAAGAGGATGGCTAGGGGGCGATCTGTTTCAGCACCCATGCTTTGACATCGGCGTTGAACTTGGCGGGCATGTCGTGGCCGGTCTCAAATAAACCGCTAGCGTCTTCGCGGCATAATCCTCGATCCCGTCCGCAGCCCCGGACGGAGCCGCCACGATCAGGTAGCTCGTCCGCCCAGCTTCGGCGAGCATCAGGGCCTGGCCGCCACCCGACTGTCCCAGCGCGAGCGAGCCGAAACCGCCGCCGGCCACGGCGAACCACTGACGGCGGGAGAGAGTGGATGAGGAAGCGGGTGTCATCGGACCTTGAATCTTCTGTCTCACAGCGCGGTCACTTTCGGGTTTGGCGCAGGTGTTTGTCCAGGAAGGCATAGGCCGCCTGGCGCTCGGCGTCGGGAAACTCGTGCGCGGCGTCGGGGTGGCGAACTTCAAGCCGGTCCGCGGCCTGGAAGACCTCGCGATAGACCGGCAGGGCGGCGGTGAGGCAATCGCGCACGCCGGAGACTTCGAAGTCCGGGGCGTCGTGCAGCGGCGCGTT includes these proteins:
- a CDS encoding DUF2306 domain-containing protein; the protein is MKQGRRLMNKGAIIAGLATLAALAVAIHGIGYFTHPGHAPLLRVHSGLNRTVLLIHIIGSCVAIVTGPVQFVAALRTRFPRWHRRVGYGYFAGVSVGGVAGLYSATVSMGGLVAHTGFFLLAVFWLATAAFALAAIRQRRIALHREWMVRCYALTFAAVTLRLWLPFLTAASGSFDEAYQTVAWLSWVPNLIVAEIWNRKTQP
- a CDS encoding DUF4442 domain-containing protein, whose amino-acid sequence is MKHSVTELPFNSFLGIETASEAPQLLRLPAGAQYLNHLGTVHASAQLALAEASSGEFLLRALGSASGIVPVVRRLEAKFRKPANGALTSTVSTPPDILEQLRSDLAAKGRGMISVAVELHDESGAHTLSATVEWFITRIQ